One window from the genome of Cryptomeria japonica chromosome 6, Sugi_1.0, whole genome shotgun sequence encodes:
- the LOC131052810 gene encoding cytochrome P450 71AU50-like, with protein sequence MESRVGRERKINESDVRNFDYLRCMVKETFRLHLLFPLLIPHESTEGCSVGGYFVPLKTRLFVNVWAMGIDENVWKDAHLFKPERFIGSNKDVRGQDFDLLPFGTGRRGCPGISMGVSVVELALAQLLHCFDWTVEGEVDVEEEFGLTVPKKNPLFVRPSWRLTAEYPI encoded by the coding sequence ATGGAATCAAGAGTGGGCAGAGAACGCAAAATAAATGAGAGTGACGTCAGAAACTTCGATTACTTGCGATGCATGGTGAAGGAAACATTTCGACTTCATCTGCTGTTTCCTCTGCTCATTCCGCACGAGTCGACGGAAGGGTGCAGCGTGGGAGGATATTTTGTTCCGCTAAAGACGAGGCTTTTTGTGAATGTGTGGGCGATGGGAATAGATGAAAACGTTTGGAAAGATGCTCATCTGTTCAAGCCCGAGCGGTTCATTGGCAGTAATAAAGATGTGAGAGGTCAGGACTTCGATTTGCTGCCATTTGGAACAGGGAGAAGAGGGTGCCCTGGGATTTCGATGGGTGTTTCTGTTGTTGAGTTGGCACTTGCTCAGCTGCTTCATTGCTTTGACTGGACTGTGGAGGGTGAGGTGGATGTGGAGGAGGAGTTTGGATTAACTGTTCCCAAAAAGAATCCACTGTTTGTCCGTCCTTCATGGAGGCTCACAGCTGAATATCCTATTTAA